AACAAGAATCCCCATTATCCCAGATCGGTCGCCCGCAGGCGCGCCGCAGCGCAGCGGCGGAGCTGTAGAGCCGAGCCTACGCTCGGCTCCCACACGAAGAGCAGCCGAGCATGGGCTCGGCTCTACACGGGGCGGTCTGCCACCTCGACCACCAGCGTGCTGCCCCGTACCGCCACCACCCGCACCAGGCTGCCGGCCTGCAGTTCCGGGCCGCTTACCTGCCAGTACGCATCATCGATGCTGACCCGGCCCTGCCCGCCGACGATGCCCTGCTGCAATGGCACCACCCGTCCGACCAGCTGCTCGGCGCGGCGGTTGAGCAACGGTGCATCGCTGGGTCGCGCCCTTGCCTTGCCCCAGCGCCGGTAGCACTGGATCGAGACCACGCTCAGCACGACGAAGGCAACGACCTGCCACAGCAATGGAATGCCGCTGAACACGGCCACCAGCACGAACACGGCGGCCGCGCCGATGCCGATCCACAGCATGAACGCGCCCGGCGCCAGTGCCTCTGCGGCAAACAGCAGCAGTGCCAGCGCGCCCCAGCCCACGACCTCCCAGCGCATGTCAGCCTCCGATCGGCGGCGGCCGCTTGCCTGCGGCCTTGTTGTTCTGGTCGCCCAGTGCCTGCTTGGCCAGTTCGGCCACGCCAGCGATCGAGCCGATCACACCGCTGGCCTCCATCGGCATCAGCACCAGCTTCTGGTTTGGCGAACTGGCCAGCTCCTTGAACGCTTCCACGTACTTCTGCGCAACGAAGTAGTTGATCGCCTGCACGTCGCCTTCGGCGATCGCCGCCGACACCATCTGGGTTGCCTTGGCTTCGGCCTCGGCCAGGCGTTCGCGGGCCTCGGCATCGCGGAACGCCGCCTCGCGGCGGCCTTCGGCTTCCAGCACCGTGGCCTGCTTCTCGCCATCGGCGCGCAGGATCTCCGACTGTCGCGAACCCTCGGCTTCAAGGATCTGCGCGCGCTTCTCGCGCTCGGCCTTCATCTGCCGCGCCATTGCATCCAGCAGGTCGCGCGGCGGCTGGATGTCACGGATCTCGATGCGGTTGACCTTCACGCCCCACGGGTTGGTGGCATGGTCGACCACGCTCAGCAGCTGGGCGTTGATCACTTCGCGCTGGCTGAGCGATTCATCCAGGTCCATCGAACCGATCACGGTACGGATGTTGGTCTGCACCAGGGCGATCATCGCCACTTCCAGATTGGCTACCTCATAGGCCGCCTTGGCCGCGTCCAGCACCTGGAAGAACACCACGCCGTCCACGCGTACGGCAGCGTTGTCCTTGGTGATCACTTCCTGGCTGGGCACGTCCAGCACCTGCTCCATCATGTTCACCTTGCGCCCGACCCCGTACACGATCGGGATCAGGAAGTGCAGGCCGGGGGTCATGGTGTGCGTGTAGCGCCCGAAGCGCTCGACGGTCCATTCGTATCCCTGCGGCACCATCCGCACCGCCTTGAACAGGATCACCACGGCCACAAAGGCCAGTACCACGGTAAAGAACATGGTCGGGAACATCGCGCTTTCCTTATCGATGACGTCCAGGCCCCAGCATAGCGCGTGAGGGCGGCCCCCAGGGCGGCCGCTACCAGGGTACGCGCCGGCGCAGGATGTCGGCGAACATCACCCAGTCGCCCATGAACGAGTACAGCGGATGCTGGAATGTTGCCGGACGGTTCTTCTCGAAAAAGAAATGACCGACCCAGGCGAAGCCGTAACCGCAGAACAGGGCGGCAAGCACGAGGATGGCTTGCCCGCGCAGGATCGCCGCCGCAACCAGCAGCAGCACCCCGCAGCTGCCGATGAAGTGCAGGCGGCGCGACACCGGGTGGCGGTGCTCGCTGAGGTAGAACGGATAGAACTCGCGGAAGCTGGCGAAGCGGGACATGCGCGTGCTCCGGGGACCAGGGGCGCCCCCATCATGCACCTTCCGGGAAGGGAGCGCTGCCCTTGCAGAGCCGAGCCATGCTCGGCTTGCGCGCGCCCGCGCGGCCGGAAGGAAGAGCAGCCGAGCATGGCTCGGCTCTACACTGATGAGGCGCGCGGCCCGAACATGATCACTGCCATGCCGGCCAGGCACAGCGCCGCACCCAGTATGTCCCAGCGACTGGGGCGGATGCCATCGACCAGCCACAGCCAGAACAGCGCGGTGCCGATGTAGACGCCACCGTAGGCCGCATAGACCCGGCCGCTGGCGGTCGGGTGCAGGGTCAGCAGCCAGGCGAACAGCGCCAGGCTGGCGGCCGCCGGCAGCAGCAGCCAGATGCTGCCGCCCTTGCGCAGCCACAGCCACGGCAGGTAGCAGCCGACGATCTCGGCCAGCGCGGTCAGCAGGAACAGGCCGAGTGTCTTCACGCTTTCTCTGCTGCCTTGGCGTGCTGCCACAGCGCTTCCTGCGCATCCAGGTCCATCGCTGCCAACGCTTCCCCCTGCGCGTCGGCCTGCGCTTCCATCGCACGGAAGCGACGCTCGAACTTGTGGTTGGCCCCGCGCAGCGCCGCGCCCAGGTCGATGTCGGCATGGCGGGCCAGGTTGGCGCAGACGAACAGCAGGTCACCCAGCTCCTCCTGCAGGCGCGCCTTGTTGCCGGCGATGTCGCCGCGCTCGAACTCCTCGCGCAGCTCCTGCAGTTCCTCGGCCGCCTTGTCCAGCACCGGGAGCGGGCCCGGCCAGTCAAAGCCGACCTTGGCCGCGCGCGACTGCAGCTTCACTGCCCGCTGCCATTCCGGCAGGCCGCGCGAGATGCCGGCCAGTGCGGAGGTGTCCTGCTCGCCCTTGGCGGCGCGCTCGGCGCGCTTGATCGCCTCCCAGTTGCGCATCACCCCGTCGGCATCATCGACGCTGACCTCGGCGAACACGTGCGGGTGGCGGCGCTGCATCTTGTCGCTGATCGCGCGGGCCACGTCTGCGAAGGCGAAGCTGCCCTGCTCTTCGGCCATGCGCGCATGGAACACCACCTGCAGCAACAGGTCGCCCAGTTCGTCACACAGGTCGTCGAGGTCGCCGCGGTCGATCGCATCGGCCACCTCGTAGGCTTCCTCGATGGTGTATGGCGCGATGGTTGCGAAGTTCTGCTCCAGATCCCACGGGCAGCCGCCCTGCGGGTCGCGCAGGCGCGCCATGATCGCAAGCAGGCGCTCCAGCTCCTCGGAGGCGGCGCTGCCGGTGGTGGGGGTGTCGTGCGCGCTCATGCGGCCTCCAGGGTCAGTCGGACAACCAGTCGCGCCACGGCAGGCTGGTATCACCAAGGGCAATGAAATCGCCGTTCAACAGGGTTTCGCGGCGGTTGTAACGGAAAGGCTTGCCGGTCGCGGCCGACAGCACCGCGCCGCCCGCGGCATGCAACACGCACTGGCCGGCAGCGGTATCCCATTCGGAGGTCGGGCCCAGCCGCGGGTAGACATCCAGGCCGCCTTCGGCGATCCGGCAGAATTTCAGCGACGAGCCCTGGGCGACTGTCTCGATGCGGCCCATGCGCGCCAGCAGCGCTTCGGTTTCCGGTGAGCGGTGCGAGCGGCTGGCGGCGACGCGCAGCGGTGCGGTGGCCGGCGTGCGGGTGCGCAGCACGGTGTCGTGCAGGCCCTGCCGGCGATAGGCCAGCTCGCCACGCATGGCATGCCAGACGATGCCGGTGACCGGGGCCAGCACCACGCCGAAGGCAGGTGCGCCCTGGTAGATCAGGGCGATGTTGACGCTGAACTCGCCATTGCGCTTGACGAACTCGCGGGTGCCGTCGAGCGGATCGACCAGCCAGTACGCGCCCCAGTGGCGCCGCTGCTCCCACCCCACCTGCGCCGATTCCTCGGACAGGATCGGCAGGTCCGGAGTCAGCTGCTGCAGGCCCTGCTCGATCACGAGGTTGGCGGCCAGGTCGGCGGCGGTAACCGGGCTGTTGTCATCCTTGATCTGCACCTCGAAGCCATCGGCATACACCTGCATGATGGCTTGTCCGGCTTCCTGGGCGATGGCGATGGCGGTCTCGCGCAGGTCCGTGGTCAGTTTGATCATCGCGTTCCCTGCAGCCACTGGCGCGCGATGAACAGCGCCGCCAGCGAGCGTCCCTCGGAGAAGTCCTCGCGCAGCATCAGCTGGTCCAGTTCGGCCAGCTTCCACGGCACCACTTCCAGTTCTTCCGGCTCGTCACCGGCCAGCTTTTCCGGATACAGGTCACGTGCCACCACCAGCCACGACTGATGGCTCATATAGGTCGGGGCCAGGGTCATTGCGCGCAGCACGTCGACCCGGCGCGCACCGTAACCAGCTTCTTCCTTCAGCTCGCGATCGGCGGCCTGCTCGGGGGTTTCGCCGGCGTCGATCCGGCCCTTGACCAGGCCCAGTTCGTAGCGGTGCATGCCGGCGGCGTATTCACGCACCAGCAGCACGGTCTCGTCATCCAGCATCGGCACCACCACCACCGCGCCGTGGCCACGGCTGACCAGGCGCTCGAAGCGGCGACGTTCGCCGTTGGAGAACTCCAGGTCCAGGTGCTGGCGCTGGAAGGGGCCGTTCTCCTCATCGGTGATCCGATGGATGATCGGCAAGCGACGGCCGGCACGGTCATCGTTCATGCGGAATCTCCGCGGCGGCCGGCGCCAGCGCCGGGGCCGATAGAATGTGCAGGCAGCAACATGTTCATGAGCCCGAAATGCTAGCAGACCCAACCCCCTCCCCGCTGGCCCAGCACTGGCGGCAACGCGACCTGCAGGTGCTGTGGCACCCGTGCACGCAGATGCGTGAGCACCCGCACACCCTGCCGCTGGTGCCGATCGCCCGTGGTGAAGGCGCATGGCTGATCGACCACGACGGCAACCGCTACCTGGACGCCGTCAGCAGCTGGTGGACCAATCTGTTCGGCCATGCCGAGCCGCGCATCGGCGGCGCCATCGCGGCGCAGGCCGGGCAGCTGGAACAGGTGATGCTGGCGGGCTTCGGCCACGAGCCGGCGATCACCCTGGCCGAGCGCCTGCTGGCGCTGGCGCCACGCCAGCCCGGCCGCGAACCGCTGGCCAAGGTGTTCTACGCCGACAACGGTTCGGCCGGCGTGGAAGTCGCGCTGAAGATGGCGTTCCAGTATTTCCAGAACCGTGGCGAGCCCCGGCGCACGCGTTTCATCGCGCTGGAGAACGGCTACCACGGCGAGACCCTTGGCGCGCTGGCGATGGCGGACATCCCGTTGTACCGCCGCGTCTACGCACCGCTGCTGGCCGAAGGCCTGTTCGCGCCCTCGCCCGATGCCTACCTGGCCGAGCCGGGCCAGAGTGCCGCTGATCGTGCACGCCAGGCTGCCGATGGCCTGGCCACCCTGTTCGACCAGCATCCCGGCGAGATCTGCGCGGTGGTCCTGGAGCCACGCCTGCAGTGCGCCGGCGGCATGCGCATGCATGACCCGGTCTACCTGCAGCGTGTGCGCGAACTGTGTGATGCGCACGGCGCATTCATGATCGCCGACGAGATCGCCACCGGCTTCGGCCGCACCGGCACGCTGTTCGCCTGCGAGCAGGCCGGCGTGATGCCGGACCTGATGTGCCTGTCCAAGGGCCTGACCGGCGGCTTCCTGCCGCTGGCCGCGGTACTGGCCACGCAGGCACTGTACGACGCCTTCCTTGATGACTCGCGCGAGCGCGCCTTCCTGCATTCGCACAGCTACACCGGCAACCCGCTGGCCTGTGCGGCCGCGCTGGCGACGCTGGACATCTTCCGCGACGACGATGTCATCGCCCGCAACCGTGGTATCGCCTCGGTGATGGGCACGCTGGCTGCGCCATTCAGCGACCATCCGCACGTGGCCGACGTCCGCCAGGCCGGCATGGTGGTGGCCTTCGAGCTGTCGCGTGATGGCAACAAGCGCACCCCGTTCGACCCGGCGCTGCGACTGGGCCTGCACGCCTACAAGGCCGCGCTGAAGCGTGGCGTGGTGCTGCGTCCGTTGGGCGACGTGCTGTACTGGATGCCACCCTACTGCGTGGATGACGAACAACTGGAGCTGCTGGCACATACCACGCTGGCGGCGATTGACGAGGCGATTGCATGCGCGTGACCCGCTGCCCCATCGACCTGGCGCTGCACAGCGGCCAGACCCTGACCCTGCCGGAAGAGACGGCCAACCACCTGGTGCGGGTGATGCGCCTGCGCGAGGGTGATACCTGCGTGCTGTTCAACGGCGATGGCCACGACTACAGCGCCACGCTGACCGCGGCCGGCAAGCGCGAGGTGCAGGTGCGCATCGATGCGGTGCAGCCGGTGGACAACGAATCGCCGCTGGCGATCACTCTGCTGCAGGGCATTGCCCGAGGCGAGAAGATGGACCTGATCCTGCAGAAGGCCACCGAGTTGGGCGTGAGCGCCATCGTTCCGGTGAATGCCGAGCGCACCGAGGTGAAGCTGGATGCCGCGCGCGCGGAGAAGCGCGTGGCGCACTGGAACAACGTGGTGACCTCGGCCTGCGGCCAGTCCGGGCGCGCACGTATTCCGCAGGTGGGTTCGCCGTTGTCACTGGCGCAGGCTGCGGCGGCACTACCCGCCGATACGTTGCGGCTGACACTGGATCCGCTGGGCGCGCATCGCCTGTTGACGCTGGAGGCTGCGCCGGCCGGTGGCATCGTGATCGCGATCGGCCCGGAAGGCGGCTGGTCGCCGCGCGACCGTGATCAGCTGGCAGCAGCAGGCTTCCAGGGCCTGCAACTCGGCCCGCGCATCCTGCGCACGGAGACGGCCGGCCTGGCCGCGATCGCGGCGTTGCAGGCGCGGTTGGGCGATCTGGGGTAAGGCTGATTCGTGGTAGTGCCGGCCGCTGGCCGGCATCCACGGGATCATGCGGTTGCCGGCCAGCGGCCGGCACTACCGCGACCAGCGCGTCCAAGGCAGCAGCCGAGCGTGGGCTCGGCTCTACAGGGCCGGCGCCAGATTGCAGTTTCCTTGTGGAGCCGAGCCATGCTTGGCTCGGTGCCGGCCAGCGGCCGGCACTACCGGTCTGGTGGATCAGGCCGCCAGCGAATCCAGCGCGGCTTCCAGCGCGTCCAGGTTCGGC
This genomic window from Stenotrophomonas maltophilia contains:
- a CDS encoding DUF962 domain-containing protein — encoded protein: MSRFASFREFYPFYLSEHRHPVSRRLHFIGSCGVLLLVAAAILRGQAILVLAALFCGYGFAWVGHFFFEKNRPATFQHPLYSFMGDWVMFADILRRRVPW
- a CDS encoding 16S rRNA (uracil(1498)-N(3))-methyltransferase, encoding MRVTRCPIDLALHSGQTLTLPEETANHLVRVMRLREGDTCVLFNGDGHDYSATLTAAGKREVQVRIDAVQPVDNESPLAITLLQGIARGEKMDLILQKATELGVSAIVPVNAERTEVKLDAARAEKRVAHWNNVVTSACGQSGRARIPQVGSPLSLAQAAAALPADTLRLTLDPLGAHRLLTLEAAPAGGIVIAIGPEGGWSPRDRDQLAAAGFQGLQLGPRILRTETAGLAAIAALQARLGDLG
- the mazG gene encoding nucleoside triphosphate pyrophosphohydrolase, translating into MSAHDTPTTGSAASEELERLLAIMARLRDPQGGCPWDLEQNFATIAPYTIEEAYEVADAIDRGDLDDLCDELGDLLLQVVFHARMAEEQGSFAFADVARAISDKMQRRHPHVFAEVSVDDADGVMRNWEAIKRAERAAKGEQDTSALAGISRGLPEWQRAVKLQSRAAKVGFDWPGPLPVLDKAAEELQELREEFERGDIAGNKARLQEELGDLLFVCANLARHADIDLGAALRGANHKFERRFRAMEAQADAQGEALAAMDLDAQEALWQHAKAAEKA
- the nudE gene encoding ADP compounds hydrolase NudE; the encoded protein is MNDDRAGRRLPIIHRITDEENGPFQRQHLDLEFSNGERRRFERLVSRGHGAVVVVPMLDDETVLLVREYAAGMHRYELGLVKGRIDAGETPEQAADRELKEEAGYGARRVDVLRAMTLAPTYMSHQSWLVVARDLYPEKLAGDEPEELEVVPWKLAELDQLMLREDFSEGRSLAALFIARQWLQGTR
- a CDS encoding SPFH domain-containing protein, translating into MFPTMFFTVVLAFVAVVILFKAVRMVPQGYEWTVERFGRYTHTMTPGLHFLIPIVYGVGRKVNMMEQVLDVPSQEVITKDNAAVRVDGVVFFQVLDAAKAAYEVANLEVAMIALVQTNIRTVIGSMDLDESLSQREVINAQLLSVVDHATNPWGVKVNRIEIRDIQPPRDLLDAMARQMKAEREKRAQILEAEGSRQSEILRADGEKQATVLEAEGRREAAFRDAEARERLAEAEAKATQMVSAAIAEGDVQAINYFVAQKYVEAFKELASSPNQKLVLMPMEASGVIGSIAGVAELAKQALGDQNNKAAGKRPPPIGG
- a CDS encoding NfeD family protein, producing MRWEVVGWGALALLLFAAEALAPGAFMLWIGIGAAAVFVLVAVFSGIPLLWQVVAFVVLSVVSIQCYRRWGKARARPSDAPLLNRRAEQLVGRVVPLQQGIVGGQGRVSIDDAYWQVSGPELQAGSLVRVVAVRGSTLVVEVADRPV
- a CDS encoding YnfA family protein — its product is MKTLGLFLLTALAEIVGCYLPWLWLRKGGSIWLLLPAAASLALFAWLLTLHPTASGRVYAAYGGVYIGTALFWLWLVDGIRPSRWDILGAALCLAGMAVIMFGPRASSV
- the cysQ gene encoding 3'(2'),5'-bisphosphate nucleotidase CysQ, which translates into the protein MIKLTTDLRETAIAIAQEAGQAIMQVYADGFEVQIKDDNSPVTAADLAANLVIEQGLQQLTPDLPILSEESAQVGWEQRRHWGAYWLVDPLDGTREFVKRNGEFSVNIALIYQGAPAFGVVLAPVTGIVWHAMRGELAYRRQGLHDTVLRTRTPATAPLRVAASRSHRSPETEALLARMGRIETVAQGSSLKFCRIAEGGLDVYPRLGPTSEWDTAAGQCVLHAAGGAVLSAATGKPFRYNRRETLLNGDFIALGDTSLPWRDWLSD
- the bioA gene encoding adenosylmethionine--8-amino-7-oxononanoate transaminase — protein: MLADPTPSPLAQHWRQRDLQVLWHPCTQMREHPHTLPLVPIARGEGAWLIDHDGNRYLDAVSSWWTNLFGHAEPRIGGAIAAQAGQLEQVMLAGFGHEPAITLAERLLALAPRQPGREPLAKVFYADNGSAGVEVALKMAFQYFQNRGEPRRTRFIALENGYHGETLGALAMADIPLYRRVYAPLLAEGLFAPSPDAYLAEPGQSAADRARQAADGLATLFDQHPGEICAVVLEPRLQCAGGMRMHDPVYLQRVRELCDAHGAFMIADEIATGFGRTGTLFACEQAGVMPDLMCLSKGLTGGFLPLAAVLATQALYDAFLDDSRERAFLHSHSYTGNPLACAAALATLDIFRDDDVIARNRGIASVMGTLAAPFSDHPHVADVRQAGMVVAFELSRDGNKRTPFDPALRLGLHAYKAALKRGVVLRPLGDVLYWMPPYCVDDEQLELLAHTTLAAIDEAIACA